In one Pygocentrus nattereri isolate fPygNat1 chromosome 21, fPygNat1.pri, whole genome shotgun sequence genomic region, the following are encoded:
- the ssu72 gene encoding RNA polymerase II subunit A C-terminal domain phosphatase SSU72, whose product MPSQPLRVAVVCSSNQNRSMEAHNILSKRGFDVRSFGTGTHVKLPGPAPDKPNVYDFKTTYEQMYSDLVRKDKELYTQNGILHMLERNKRIKPRPERFQSCKEQFDLVITCEERVYDQVVEDLNSREQETFQPVHVINVDIQDNHEEATLGAFLICELCQCIQHTDDMENEIDELLQEFEDKSSRPFLHTVCFY is encoded by the exons ATGCCGAGCCAGCCGCTGCGCGTGGCGGTCGTTTGCTCCAGTAACCAGAACCGCAGCATGGAGGCTCACAACATCCTGAG CAAGCGCGGCTTTGACGTGCGATCGTTCGGGACGGGAACCCACGTGAAACTCCCTGGGCCGGCTCCGGACAAGCCAAACGTGTACGACTTCAAAACCACATACGAACAGATGTACAGCGACCTGGTCCGAAAAGACAAGGAACT ATACACACAGAACGGTATTCTGCACATGCTGGAGCGGAATAAGCGCATTAAGCCGAGGCCGGAGCGGTTCCAGAGCTGCAAAGAGCAGTTTGATTTGGTCATCACATGCGAGGAGAGGGTGTATGACCAGGTGGTGGAAG ATCTGAACTCTCGGGAGCAGGAGACGTTCCAGCCCGTACACGTCATTAACGTAGACATACAGGACAACCATGAGGAGGCCACACTCGGAGCGTTCCTCATCTGTGAGCTCTGCCAATGT atccAGCACACTGACGATATGGAGAACGAAATAGATGAGCTGCTGCAGGAGTTTGAGGACAAGAGCAGTCGTCCGTTCCTCCACACGGTCTGCTTCTACTGA